From Sphingopyxis sp. USTB-05, the proteins below share one genomic window:
- a CDS encoding DUF6499 domain-containing protein, translated as MGGAILAESGGLFSSNGSEVRMDQAVGWQSPYFPKIFERYDRADFAQEFLRRSPAYRSGYAAAAAAPGADRPRLFRRLASRWGLVFRLRS; from the coding sequence ATGGGCGGGGCAATATTGGCTGAAAGCGGCGGTTTATTCTCCTCAAACGGGTCGGAGGTGCGAATGGATCAGGCAGTCGGATGGCAGTCGCCATATTTTCCGAAAATATTCGAGCGATATGATCGCGCGGACTTCGCGCAGGAATTCCTGCGCCGAAGCCCCGCCTATCGCAGCGGCTATGCCGCCGCCGCGGCGGCGCCGGGCGCCGACCGCCCGCGGCTCTTTCGGCGGCTCGCCAGCCGCTGGGGGTTGGTCTTTCGCCTTCGATCCTGA
- a CDS encoding DUF736 domain-containing protein, which yields MSKIGSFKLVSGEYQGEIVTLSVQAQAVRITPEQNHSGNAPSHRVFVGDAEVGAAWSKTSQDKRPYLSVKLDDPSFIAPIFAQLFAGDEGEYDLVWSRQNRRNDN from the coding sequence ATGAGCAAGATCGGCAGCTTCAAACTCGTCTCGGGTGAATATCAGGGCGAGATCGTCACCCTTTCGGTGCAGGCCCAAGCGGTCCGTATCACCCCCGAGCAGAACCACAGCGGCAACGCCCCGAGCCACCGCGTATTCGTCGGCGATGCCGAGGTCGGCGCAGCCTGGTCGAAGACGAGCCAGGACAAGCGTCCCTATCTTTCGGTCAAACTCGACGACCCGAGCTTCATCGCCCCGATCTTCGCGCAGCTCTTCGCTGGCGACGAGGGCGAATATGACCTGGTCTGGAGCCGTCAGAATCGCCGCAACGACAATTGA
- a CDS encoding type II toxin-antitoxin system VapC family toxin produces the protein MILLDTNILSEVLRAAPEPRVLDWIGRQAASSLFVTTVTQAEILYGIAILDKGRRRDELAAAALLTFSEDFSGRLLAFDGDAATAFAEIAAARRGMGRPISQFDAQIAAIARSRGAILATRNSRDFEHCGIEIVDPWSR, from the coding sequence ATGATCCTCCTCGACACCAATATATTATCCGAAGTCTTGCGGGCCGCGCCTGAGCCGCGGGTTCTCGACTGGATCGGGCGGCAAGCTGCTTCGTCGCTCTTCGTGACGACGGTCACCCAGGCGGAAATTCTCTACGGTATCGCAATTCTTGACAAAGGTCGGCGGCGCGACGAACTGGCAGCCGCCGCACTCTTGACGTTCTCCGAGGATTTTTCCGGTCGCCTCCTGGCATTCGACGGCGACGCAGCGACGGCATTTGCCGAAATCGCAGCGGCACGCCGTGGCATGGGGCGCCCGATAAGCCAGTTTGACGCCCAGATCGCCGCGATCGCCCGTTCGCGGGGAGCTATTCTGGCGACGCGAAACAGCCGGGATTTCGAACATTGCGGTATCGAGATCGTCGATCCCTGGAGCAGATGA
- a CDS encoding DUF736 domain-containing protein, which yields MGTTIGNLTLKDDGSYEGTLATLMVTVPIAIVPNGRKMKESEPDFRVVSRRNGFELGGGWTKTARSTGAEYISVSLSAPELGEIFCNVANAPGDDPSKKVLIWNAPGN from the coding sequence ATGGGTACCACCATTGGAAATCTGACCCTCAAGGACGACGGAAGCTACGAGGGCACGCTCGCGACCTTGATGGTCACCGTGCCGATCGCGATCGTTCCGAACGGCCGCAAGATGAAGGAAAGCGAGCCCGACTTCCGCGTGGTCAGCCGCCGGAACGGCTTCGAACTCGGCGGCGGCTGGACGAAAACCGCGCGCTCGACCGGCGCCGAATATATCTCGGTGTCGCTGTCGGCCCCCGAACTCGGCGAGATCTTCTGCAATGTCGCGAACGCGCCGGGCGACGATCCCTCGAAGAAGGTGCTGATCTGGAACGCCCCCGGCAACTGA
- a CDS encoding ImuA family protein: protein MRQSVVLEDIRAKIAQIEGVGARHDVIPFGIDDLDSRIPARGIATGALHELAGSPELADDASATIFLAGILARSDGPVFWCLRWRDLFAPALHLAGLHPDRLIHVEAGSDTNVLLAMEECLRHPGLAGVVGEVKKYSTTASKRLQLAAEASGVPAFIFRRACKAGEPAEGSAALTRWRITASPTEDLGIPAIGRARWRVALERARGGNPYNWIVEGCDATGRIALPAALVDRPAAQEDAQAAA from the coding sequence ATGCGCCAGTCCGTCGTTCTTGAAGATATTCGCGCCAAAATTGCGCAAATCGAAGGCGTTGGCGCGCGTCATGACGTCATTCCGTTCGGGATCGATGATCTCGACTCGCGAATCCCGGCGCGCGGAATCGCGACGGGCGCGCTCCACGAGCTCGCCGGCAGCCCCGAACTGGCCGACGATGCGAGCGCCACGATCTTCCTCGCCGGCATCCTCGCGCGGAGCGACGGCCCGGTTTTCTGGTGCCTGCGCTGGCGCGATCTCTTCGCCCCCGCGCTTCATCTAGCCGGACTGCATCCCGACCGGCTCATTCATGTCGAAGCGGGCAGCGACACCAACGTCCTCCTCGCGATGGAGGAGTGCCTCCGCCATCCGGGGCTCGCCGGGGTCGTCGGCGAGGTCAAGAAGTACAGCACCACCGCGTCGAAGCGGCTGCAGCTCGCCGCCGAAGCCTCGGGCGTCCCCGCCTTCATCTTCCGCCGGGCCTGCAAGGCCGGCGAGCCTGCCGAAGGCAGCGCCGCTTTGACCCGCTGGCGCATCACCGCGAGTCCGACCGAGGATCTCGGCATCCCCGCGATCGGACGCGCGCGCTGGCGCGTCGCGCTCGAGCGCGCGCGCGGGGGCAATCCCTACAACTGGATCGTGGAGGGCTGCGATGCGACGGGTCGTATCGCTCTTCCTGCCGCACTGGTCGACCGACCGGCTGCGCAGGAAGATGCGCAAGCCGCAGCCTGA
- a CDS encoding DUF6504 family protein, giving the protein MRRVVSLFLPHWSTDRLRRKMRKPQPDGSAPPRPLVTAIPDHGRRIVAATCREAQMLGIQTGMTITKARAFAPELDVVDAEPEADLDGLRRLALWAGARYSPVVAPDPPDGLWLDITGCAAIFSSERALLKDLHRRVAAFGLSLQIAVADTAGCAHAAARHVPAGRPVTVEPGAHRKAIALLPVSALRLPSADVEGLRKLGFERIEQLIGSPRGPLAKRFGRELHRRLDQALGTLPEPIEPLFPEELPQARRGFMEPLATADALAQVIGDLAHDIAGQLNRAGTGARRLDCYFHRVDGQTQAIRVGTASPSRDPRHLAKLLAARIESIDPGLGIEAMTLVAALAERQPGSQADALENIGRRGPDLPALVDTLANRFGQRALQRAAPRPSAMPERSVAALPALAPETGESWSDWPRPSRMLARPEPVDVVALLPDDAPRLFIWRRKRYRVTQGDGPERLQGEWWREGGIEGETHLTVRDYYQVETETGGRYWLFRLGDGVNPATGSMRWFIHGAFA; this is encoded by the coding sequence ATGCGACGGGTCGTATCGCTCTTCCTGCCGCACTGGTCGACCGACCGGCTGCGCAGGAAGATGCGCAAGCCGCAGCCTGACGGCAGCGCCCCGCCCCGCCCGCTCGTTACCGCGATTCCCGACCATGGCCGGCGTATCGTCGCGGCGACGTGCCGCGAGGCGCAAATGCTTGGCATCCAGACAGGCATGACGATCACGAAAGCGCGGGCTTTCGCGCCCGAGCTGGATGTCGTCGACGCCGAGCCCGAGGCTGATCTCGACGGGTTGCGTCGCCTCGCCCTCTGGGCAGGTGCACGCTATTCGCCGGTTGTCGCGCCTGATCCGCCCGACGGGCTCTGGCTCGACATCACGGGCTGCGCGGCCATCTTCAGCAGCGAGCGAGCCTTGCTCAAGGATCTTCACCGCCGCGTCGCGGCCTTCGGTCTCAGCCTGCAAATTGCGGTCGCGGACACGGCCGGCTGCGCGCATGCGGCCGCCCGCCATGTCCCCGCCGGGCGGCCTGTCACGGTTGAACCCGGAGCGCACCGTAAGGCGATCGCGCTCCTACCCGTCTCAGCGCTCCGCCTGCCGTCCGCCGATGTCGAAGGCCTTCGCAAATTGGGCTTCGAGCGGATCGAGCAGCTGATCGGGAGCCCACGCGGTCCGCTCGCGAAACGGTTCGGGCGCGAACTGCATCGCCGGCTCGACCAGGCACTCGGCACGCTGCCGGAGCCGATCGAACCGCTCTTCCCCGAAGAGCTGCCGCAGGCGAGGCGCGGCTTCATGGAGCCGCTCGCGACGGCGGACGCCTTGGCGCAGGTGATCGGCGACCTTGCGCACGATATCGCGGGCCAGCTCAACCGCGCGGGAACGGGCGCGCGGCGCCTCGACTGCTATTTCCACCGCGTCGACGGGCAGACGCAGGCCATCCGTGTCGGAACCGCCTCGCCCTCGCGCGATCCCCGGCATCTTGCGAAGCTGCTCGCCGCGCGGATCGAGAGCATCGATCCCGGTCTCGGGATCGAGGCGATGACCCTCGTCGCCGCGCTCGCCGAGCGGCAGCCAGGGAGCCAGGCCGACGCGCTCGAAAATATCGGACGGCGCGGACCCGATCTTCCCGCGCTGGTCGACACGCTCGCCAATCGCTTCGGGCAGCGCGCGCTCCAGCGCGCGGCGCCGCGACCGAGCGCGATGCCCGAGCGCTCGGTTGCTGCCCTCCCCGCGCTCGCGCCCGAGACAGGCGAGAGCTGGAGCGACTGGCCGCGGCCGTCGCGCATGCTAGCGCGGCCCGAACCAGTCGATGTCGTCGCCTTGCTCCCCGACGATGCGCCGCGCCTCTTCATCTGGCGCCGTAAACGCTACCGGGTCACCCAAGGCGATGGACCCGAGCGGCTCCAAGGCGAATGGTGGCGCGAGGGCGGGATCGAAGGCGAAACCCACCTCACCGTCCGCGACTATTATCAGGTCGAGACCGAGACGGGCGGCCGTTACTGGCTCTTCCGCCTCGGCGACGGGGTCAATCCCGCAACCGGTTCGATGCGCTGGTTTATTCACGGAGCATTCGCTTGA
- a CDS encoding error-prone DNA polymerase: MTDDGAAYIELQVTTHFSFLRGASSPEELFTAAAMLGLPALGVADRHSVAGIVRAWDAEKVTGVRALTGTRLNLADGTALLVYPTDKMAYGRMCRLLSVGKTRAGKGACHLDWPDLEDWNEGLLAILLPDRADGAAEAAIARASRIFGDRLYLALTIRRRPGDAIRLRDLAALAAKAKVPTLATGDVLYHMPDRRLLQDVVTCIREKCTIDELGDRRERFADRHIKTAAEMERLFRRYLKDSSPVARTVDFAARCTFSLEELRYQYPDEIQVPGRTPQEELERLTWEKAPVRYPEGVSTEVRTQLEHELRLIGELDYAPYFLTVHSIVAEARRREILCQGRGSAANSAVCYVLGITSIDPVRSELLFERFVSAERREPPDIDVDFEHERREEIIQWIYETYGRTRSALTAVVTRYRSRGAVREVGKALGLSEDITAGLAGAVWGYSREGVEEKHAEALNLDLGDKRLALTLELARTLINTPRHLSQHPGGFVLTRDRLDELVPIEPAAMEDRQVIEWDKDDIDALGFMKVDILALGMLSCMRRAFEFLHDHKGLKHDLSTIPAEDPATYAMIRKADTLGVFQIESRAQMASIPLMAPRTFYDLVIQVAIVRPGPIQGDMVHPYRRRRNGQEEVTYPTPELRRVLEKTLGVPLFQEQAMRVAIECAGFTPSEADLLRRAMATFKLTGGVSHFRDKLIDGMVGRGYDREFAEKTFKQIEGFGSYGFPESHAASFALIAYASSWMKCHHPDAFCAALLNAQPMGFYAPAQIVRDARNHGVEIRPIDVNHSRWDCTLEEAANGKYHAVRLGLRMVRGLANEDGAAVATARAGEPYSSAEEIQRRAGVGRGALDRIGDADGFASLGSSRREGLWEVKGLGPAALPLFQAADERAGRLQREALEPETLLAPMGEGAEVVEDYRASGLSLRAHPLAFLRDELRSRKIITCRELHGIKDGRWVNLAGVVLVRQKPGSAKGVMFITLEDETEVANLVVWTNVFEKYRPVVLGAAMMGVRGQVQREGEVIHIVAQRLDDLSPLLASVGQRKDIADIYKVGRADVVKSPVGPDPRDPETKPLGRNPRDIYIPDLRLGSGIIPGQPTEGIKIKPRDFR, translated from the coding sequence ATGACCGATGACGGGGCGGCCTATATCGAGCTGCAGGTCACGACGCATTTCAGCTTCCTGCGCGGGGCCTCGTCGCCCGAGGAGCTCTTCACCGCCGCTGCCATGCTCGGACTGCCCGCGCTCGGCGTCGCCGACCGGCACAGCGTCGCCGGGATCGTGCGCGCGTGGGACGCCGAGAAGGTTACCGGCGTTCGCGCGTTGACCGGCACGCGCCTCAATCTTGCCGATGGCACGGCACTTCTCGTCTATCCAACCGACAAGATGGCCTATGGGCGGATGTGCCGGCTGCTCAGCGTCGGAAAGACGCGCGCCGGCAAGGGCGCCTGCCATCTCGACTGGCCCGATCTCGAGGACTGGAACGAGGGTCTGCTTGCGATCCTGCTTCCCGACCGCGCCGATGGCGCAGCCGAGGCGGCGATCGCCCGCGCCAGTCGCATCTTCGGCGATCGCCTCTATCTCGCACTCACGATCCGGCGCCGCCCCGGCGACGCGATCAGGCTGCGCGATCTCGCAGCCTTGGCCGCCAAAGCGAAAGTGCCGACGCTCGCAACGGGCGACGTCCTCTATCACATGCCCGACCGGCGCCTGCTGCAGGATGTCGTCACCTGCATCCGGGAGAAATGCACGATCGACGAGCTTGGTGATCGCCGCGAGCGCTTCGCCGACCGCCACATCAAGACGGCGGCCGAGATGGAGCGCCTGTTCCGCCGCTACCTCAAGGACAGCTCGCCGGTCGCCCGCACGGTCGATTTCGCGGCGCGCTGCACCTTCAGTCTCGAAGAACTGCGTTACCAATATCCCGACGAGATCCAGGTTCCTGGACGCACCCCGCAGGAGGAGCTTGAGCGGCTGACATGGGAGAAGGCTCCCGTCCGCTACCCCGAAGGCGTCAGCACCGAGGTCCGCACTCAGCTCGAGCATGAGCTGCGATTGATCGGAGAACTCGATTACGCCCCCTATTTCCTGACGGTTCACTCGATCGTCGCCGAAGCCCGCCGCCGCGAGATTCTCTGCCAAGGCCGCGGCAGCGCGGCGAACAGCGCGGTCTGTTACGTCCTTGGTATCACTTCGATCGATCCGGTGCGGTCCGAACTCCTGTTCGAACGCTTCGTCAGCGCCGAGCGCCGGGAGCCGCCCGATATCGATGTCGACTTCGAGCATGAGCGGCGCGAGGAAATCATCCAGTGGATCTACGAGACCTATGGCCGGACCCGCAGCGCGCTGACCGCAGTCGTCACGCGTTATCGTTCGCGCGGCGCCGTCCGCGAAGTCGGCAAGGCGCTCGGGCTTAGCGAAGACATCACCGCGGGGCTCGCCGGCGCGGTCTGGGGTTACAGCCGCGAGGGCGTCGAGGAAAAGCATGCCGAAGCGCTGAACCTCGACCTCGGGGACAAGCGCCTCGCGCTGACGCTCGAGCTCGCGCGCACGCTCATCAACACGCCCCGCCACCTTTCGCAGCACCCCGGCGGCTTCGTGCTGACGCGCGACCGGCTAGACGAACTCGTGCCAATCGAGCCCGCCGCGATGGAAGACCGGCAGGTCATCGAATGGGACAAGGACGACATCGACGCCCTCGGTTTCATGAAGGTCGACATCCTTGCTTTGGGGATGCTGAGCTGCATGCGCCGTGCCTTCGAATTCCTGCACGATCACAAAGGACTGAAGCACGATCTTTCCACCATTCCCGCGGAAGATCCCGCGACCTATGCGATGATCCGCAAAGCCGACACGCTGGGCGTTTTCCAGATCGAGAGCCGCGCCCAGATGGCGTCGATCCCGCTCATGGCGCCGCGCACCTTCTACGATCTCGTCATTCAGGTCGCGATCGTCCGGCCGGGCCCGATCCAGGGCGACATGGTCCATCCCTATCGCCGCCGCCGAAACGGACAGGAGGAGGTGACTTACCCGACCCCCGAACTCAGGCGCGTGCTTGAGAAGACGCTGGGGGTCCCGCTCTTCCAAGAGCAGGCGATGCGCGTCGCGATCGAATGCGCCGGCTTCACCCCGAGCGAGGCCGATCTCCTCCGCCGCGCGATGGCGACCTTCAAACTCACCGGCGGGGTCAGCCATTTCCGCGACAAGCTGATCGATGGCATGGTCGGCCGCGGCTACGACCGCGAGTTTGCCGAAAAGACCTTCAAGCAGATCGAGGGTTTCGGCTCCTACGGCTTTCCCGAAAGCCACGCCGCGAGCTTCGCGCTCATCGCCTATGCCTCGTCGTGGATGAAATGCCATCATCCCGACGCATTCTGCGCCGCGCTGCTCAACGCCCAGCCGATGGGTTTTTACGCGCCCGCGCAGATCGTCCGCGATGCCCGCAATCATGGCGTCGAGATCAGGCCCATCGATGTCAATCACAGCCGCTGGGACTGCACACTCGAAGAAGCGGCCAACGGCAAATATCATGCGGTGCGCCTGGGTCTGCGCATGGTCCGCGGTCTCGCCAATGAGGATGGCGCCGCGGTCGCCACGGCCCGTGCCGGCGAGCCCTATAGCAGCGCCGAGGAAATCCAGCGCCGCGCCGGGGTCGGGCGCGGCGCGCTCGACCGGATCGGCGACGCGGACGGCTTCGCCTCGCTCGGAAGCTCGCGCCGGGAAGGGCTATGGGAAGTGAAGGGCCTCGGACCTGCCGCCCTTCCCCTCTTTCAGGCTGCCGACGAACGCGCCGGACGTCTCCAGCGCGAAGCGCTGGAACCCGAAACGCTGCTCGCGCCGATGGGCGAAGGCGCCGAGGTCGTCGAGGACTATAGAGCGTCCGGTCTGTCACTCAGGGCCCATCCCCTCGCCTTCCTGCGCGACGAGCTTCGCTCGCGAAAGATCATCACGTGCCGGGAGCTTCACGGCATCAAGGACGGCCGCTGGGTCAACCTCGCCGGGGTCGTTCTCGTCCGCCAGAAGCCGGGCTCGGCAAAGGGCGTCATGTTCATCACCCTCGAAGACGAGACCGAGGTCGCGAACCTCGTCGTGTGGACCAATGTCTTCGAGAAATATCGCCCCGTGGTCCTCGGCGCCGCGATGATGGGTGTGCGCGGTCAGGTTCAGCGCGAGGGCGAGGTCATCCATATCGTCGCGCAAAGGCTCGACGACCTCTCCCCGCTGCTCGCGAGCGTCGGGCAGCGCAAGGACATCGCCGATATCTACAAGGTAGGCCGCGCCGACGTCGTCAAGAGCCCCGTGGGTCCCGACCCGCGCGATCCGGAGACGAAGCCGCTCGGCCGCAATCCGCGCGACATCTATATTCCCGACCTCCGCCTCGGGTCCGGTATCATTCCCGGCCAACCCACCGAGGGCATCAAGATCAAGCCACGGGATTTCCGTTAG
- a CDS encoding glycine zipper 2TM domain-containing protein, with protein sequence MNRLMILPLAAATAMVSACASTGSSYAYDDGGYGYYDRAYYDQYGRYDYDRPDPRYSGYYAENYYRNDRRYRERRLNDNDRIYRGRDNKYYCRRNDGSTGLIVGGIAGGVLGNVIADGRSETLGTVIGAIGGAAVGREIDRSNVRCR encoded by the coding sequence ATGAACCGCCTGATGATCCTTCCCCTCGCAGCCGCAACCGCCATGGTAAGTGCCTGCGCCTCCACAGGCAGCAGCTACGCCTATGACGACGGCGGCTATGGCTATTATGATCGTGCCTATTACGACCAATATGGCCGCTACGACTATGACCGCCCCGATCCGCGCTACAGCGGCTATTATGCGGAGAATTACTATCGCAACGACCGACGCTATCGCGAACGCCGCCTCAACGACAACGACCGGATCTATCGCGGCCGCGACAATAAATATTACTGCCGCCGAAACGACGGGTCGACCGGACTGATCGTCGGCGGGATCGCCGGCGGCGTGCTCGGTAACGTCATCGCCGACGGCAGGTCGGAAACGCTGGGCACCGTGATCGGTGCCATCGGCGGCGCAGCCGTCGGGCGCGAAATCGATCGCAGCAATGTGCGCTGCCGATAG
- a CDS encoding GGDEF domain-containing protein has protein sequence MSTPVKYSPDAIEIELIRSLYDGLLPSLVMSLGFLICGALIIEQSGDMLIAGPYAIGVLASIARLLVASCDAAAADNPAITLGEARRLERRYAASYIVFAAMLGFFAARALALPDPAIDKLAICLVIGYAAGVAAGTSLRPRIAIAALLLAVMPPVVTMLVAGKPLHIATALMTAAFLAGGIFSLRKRHARALDDIGRRLTFASLARSDGLTDLPNRLALREWFDRHVRAAKLRPIALHCLDLNGFKPVNDSFGHPVGDALLTAVARRISGTLREGDIAARLGGDEFVIIQLQIGNPDEAYMLAERVAASIARPFAVGSHDIRVSASIGYIVCDDLSRDLEQLISLADEALYTAKRSGRGICRYQDAAEVQAAA, from the coding sequence ATGTCGACCCCGGTCAAATATTCACCCGATGCGATCGAGATCGAGCTGATCCGAAGTCTCTACGATGGCCTGCTGCCCTCGCTCGTGATGTCGCTCGGCTTTCTCATCTGCGGGGCGCTGATCATCGAACAATCGGGCGACATGCTGATCGCGGGACCCTATGCGATCGGCGTCCTCGCCTCGATCGCCCGGCTCCTCGTCGCCTCGTGCGACGCAGCTGCCGCGGATAATCCCGCGATCACACTCGGTGAGGCCCGCCGGCTCGAGCGCCGCTATGCGGCGAGCTATATCGTCTTTGCAGCCATGCTCGGCTTCTTCGCGGCGCGCGCGCTTGCCCTCCCCGATCCAGCCATCGACAAGCTCGCGATCTGTCTCGTCATCGGCTATGCGGCGGGCGTCGCGGCGGGGACGAGCCTTCGCCCGCGCATCGCCATCGCCGCGCTCCTTCTCGCCGTCATGCCGCCGGTCGTCACGATGCTCGTTGCCGGAAAGCCACTCCACATCGCGACCGCGCTGATGACCGCCGCTTTCCTAGCGGGCGGTATCTTCAGCTTGCGCAAACGACACGCCCGCGCCCTCGACGACATTGGCCGGCGGCTCACCTTCGCCTCGCTCGCGCGAAGCGACGGGCTCACGGACTTGCCCAACCGGCTGGCGCTGCGCGAATGGTTCGACCGCCATGTACGCGCCGCTAAGCTCCGCCCGATCGCACTACACTGCCTCGACCTCAACGGCTTCAAACCTGTGAACGACAGCTTCGGCCATCCCGTCGGCGACGCGTTGCTCACCGCGGTCGCGAGAAGAATTTCGGGAACCTTGCGCGAAGGCGACATTGCCGCGCGGCTGGGAGGCGACGAGTTCGTGATCATCCAGCTTCAGATCGGCAATCCTGACGAGGCCTATATGCTCGCGGAACGCGTCGCAGCCTCGATCGCGCGTCCCTTTGCCGTCGGAAGCCATGATATCCGCGTCTCGGCGTCGATCGGTTACATCGTCTGCGACGACCTGTCGCGCGACCTTGAACAACTGATCAGCCTCGCCGACGAGGCGCTCTACACCGCAAAGCGAAGCGGCCGCGGCATATGCCGATATCAGGACGCTGCCGAGGTACAGGCAGCGGCTTAA
- a CDS encoding DUF1328 domain-containing protein, translating to MFRWAIIFAVVALVAALLGFGGIAGLSADFAKILLVIGVVLFIVAFVFGRGRRTLP from the coding sequence ATGTTCAGATGGGCTATCATCTTTGCCGTCGTCGCGCTCGTCGCGGCGCTTCTCGGCTTCGGCGGCATCGCCGGCCTTTCGGCCGACTTCGCCAAGATCTTGCTCGTGATCGGCGTCGTCCTCTTCATCGTCGCCTTCGTATTCGGGCGCGGACGCCGCACATTGCCCTGA
- a CDS encoding DUF3606 domain-containing protein → MADDKRLTGASDRDRISLSEDYEIRDWSESLGVGEEELREAVDAVGNSADAVRAYLNHGR, encoded by the coding sequence ATGGCGGATGACAAGAGACTGACGGGCGCCTCCGATCGCGATCGGATCAGCCTTTCCGAAGATTATGAGATCCGCGATTGGAGCGAGAGCCTCGGCGTGGGCGAAGAAGAACTTCGCGAGGCTGTCGATGCTGTCGGAAACAGCGCGGACGCGGTCCGCGCCTATCTGAACCACGGCCGATGA
- a CDS encoding TIGR02281 family clan AA aspartic protease, with product MPLTTDLPWEQLAIYAAGAALVLILLFKIPYVGRVLRGLFSFALLAFAIFLILQHAPFDPNLGRLTAAIGLDRQQVVGSEVRIPMARDGHFWVDAEINGVKRRMLVDSGATVTALSQETARAAGVEADATLLPLLMQTANGTVRAEAGTVDALAVGAIEVQRLKVVISPALGNTDVLGMNFLSQLAAWRVEGRTLFLVPQPADVDP from the coding sequence ATGCCTCTCACCACCGATCTCCCTTGGGAGCAACTCGCGATCTATGCGGCTGGCGCCGCGCTCGTCTTGATCCTGCTGTTCAAGATCCCCTATGTCGGCCGCGTGCTGCGCGGCCTCTTCTCCTTCGCGCTTCTCGCCTTCGCGATCTTCCTCATTCTTCAGCACGCCCCCTTCGATCCGAACCTCGGCCGCCTCACCGCGGCGATTGGTCTCGATCGACAGCAGGTCGTCGGCAGCGAGGTGCGCATTCCCATGGCGCGCGACGGACATTTCTGGGTCGATGCCGAAATCAATGGCGTTAAGCGAAGGATGCTCGTCGACAGCGGCGCCACCGTGACCGCGCTATCGCAGGAGACCGCCCGCGCAGCCGGGGTCGAGGCCGATGCAACGCTGCTGCCGCTCCTGATGCAGACCGCGAACGGGACGGTGCGGGCCGAGGCCGGAACGGTCGATGCGCTCGCGGTCGGCGCCATCGAGGTACAGCGGCTGAAGGTCGTGATCTCACCCGCTCTCGGCAATACGGATGTGCTCGGCATGAATTTCCTGTCGCAGCTCGCCGCCTGGCGCGTCGAGGGCCGCACGCTCTTCCTTGTTCCTCAACCCGCCGACGTCGACCCCTGA
- a CDS encoding SOS response-associated peptidase family protein: MSRLYTLAATASDVADHFGAGGFTDIAVPSETIEALPGLVVHETNGRRHLRQMLWGFPRLTREMRLRGDPPGRIGLVADLTNPMWEGLVVEPRYRCLIPLTHFANPNGSPGEKTRSWFSAEGQPIMAWAGFAKNTPELGPVYAGMTMDANELVHPTNDRMPVLLMPHEYERWLHGSIKDVIGFQFRPPPPAENFVAEHTDDLWRSGKLPPSARPQQALL, from the coding sequence ATGAGCCGCCTCTACACCCTTGCCGCCACGGCTTCGGACGTCGCCGATCATTTCGGCGCCGGCGGCTTTACCGATATCGCCGTTCCCTCGGAGACGATCGAGGCCCTCCCCGGCCTCGTCGTCCACGAAACGAACGGCCGGCGGCACCTTCGCCAGATGCTCTGGGGCTTCCCGCGCCTCACCCGCGAGATGCGGCTGCGCGGCGATCCGCCGGGCCGCATCGGCCTCGTCGCCGATCTCACCAACCCGATGTGGGAAGGTCTCGTCGTCGAGCCCCGCTATCGCTGCCTCATTCCGCTGACGCACTTCGCGAACCCCAACGGCTCGCCCGGCGAGAAGACACGCAGTTGGTTCTCTGCCGAAGGCCAGCCGATCATGGCCTGGGCGGGCTTCGCCAAGAACACCCCCGAATTGGGTCCCGTTTACGCCGGCATGACGATGGACGCGAACGAGCTCGTGCATCCCACCAACGATCGCATGCCCGTCCTCCTCATGCCCCATGAATATGAACGCTGGCTCCACGGCTCGATCAAGGATGTCATCGGCTTCCAGTTTCGTCCGCCACCGCCCGCAGAAAATTTTGTCGCCGAGCATACCGACGATCTTTGGCGCAGCGGCAAATTGCCGCCGAGCGCGCGGCCCCAGCAAGCGCTGCTCTAG